In the Helicobacter sp. 11S03491-1 genome, one interval contains:
- a CDS encoding RelA/SpoT family protein, which produces MEFFDTLKHISTEKEAIDILFGLTKVTHKIQSALDIATKYHQGQKRKSGHSYIVHPICVACIVAFYGGDEAMICSSLLHDVVEDTMCDIEVVKREFGDDVAVLVDALTKIVEIRKEELSPNHPSQKLVTSALSFRKMLVAAIRDPRALVIKISDRLHNMLTLEALPHEKQIRISEETLVVYAPIAHRLGISSIKNELEDKGFHYIFPQEYEKIQNYFKENKQSLTLRLNHFIDKLTGMLLSNGFSDSDFLIESRVKRPYSIYLKMQRKGVSIDEILDLLAVRVIVKNPIECYKVLGIIHLDFKPIVSRFKDYIALPKENGYQTIHTTIFDESSVYEIQIRTFDMHRSAEYGIAAHWKYKSGGIVPSLEWLNNLQYQNNTIEEFYELAKNDLYQEDIIVFSPAGDTYSLPLGAVALDFAYAVHSELGNNAKEAYINNQKASLLQTLKSGDIVRIVAVEQSVPKCTWVDAVKTSKAKSHLRLQRQNQIREIERKSAINILATIFSKNYKIFERYISMKGLDNSIYRATKDIGFLQELKNKIKQSFNTESSFFAKIRMNMLKIREIDLENFVIYTNRNVNEVLFDYCCHPKYGDEILAIINGQKAFVHHKLCDKLNEEINQGIPMVFVEWAKKIKKAFKVIVALEDKKGTLANFLITLAKNDCNVIGLSYSGYKSQFSTHCEILFETGLKDIKPLKESIIRKYKVIEFTSLKDAYQN; this is translated from the coding sequence TTGGAATTTTTTGATACCTTAAAGCACATTAGCACAGAAAAAGAAGCAATAGATATTCTTTTTGGTCTAACAAAAGTTACTCACAAGATTCAAAGTGCTCTTGATATTGCTACAAAATATCACCAAGGACAAAAAAGAAAAAGTGGGCATTCTTATATTGTCCATCCAATTTGTGTAGCTTGTATTGTTGCATTTTATGGAGGGGATGAAGCTATGATTTGCTCCTCTCTTCTCCATGATGTTGTTGAAGATACAATGTGTGATATTGAAGTGGTTAAACGTGAATTTGGTGATGATGTAGCTGTTTTGGTTGATGCGCTTACCAAAATTGTTGAAATTCGAAAAGAAGAACTAAGTCCTAATCATCCTAGTCAAAAACTTGTTACTTCTGCTCTCTCGTTTAGAAAAATGCTTGTTGCTGCTATTAGAGATCCTAGGGCATTGGTAATAAAAATTAGTGATAGATTGCACAATATGCTTACTCTTGAGGCACTTCCTCATGAAAAACAAATCCGTATTTCTGAAGAAACTTTGGTTGTTTATGCTCCTATTGCCCATAGATTAGGCATTTCTTCAATAAAAAATGAGCTTGAAGACAAGGGGTTTCATTATATATTTCCTCAAGAGTATGAAAAAATTCAAAATTATTTTAAGGAAAATAAACAATCCCTAACACTTAGACTCAATCATTTTATTGATAAACTAACAGGCATGCTTTTATCAAACGGATTTTCAGATTCCGATTTTCTTATAGAAAGCAGAGTAAAACGACCTTATTCAATCTATCTAAAAATGCAAAGAAAAGGTGTAAGTATTGATGAAATCCTTGATTTATTGGCAGTAAGGGTTATTGTAAAAAATCCCATTGAATGCTACAAGGTTTTGGGGATTATACATCTGGATTTCAAGCCTATTGTTTCAAGATTTAAAGATTATATTGCCTTGCCAAAAGAAAATGGTTACCAAACTATCCATACTACGATATTTGATGAATCTTCTGTTTATGAAATTCAAATCCGCACTTTTGATATGCATAGAAGCGCTGAATACGGGATAGCTGCTCATTGGAAATATAAAAGCGGGGGTATAGTTCCCAGTTTGGAATGGTTGAATAATTTGCAGTATCAAAATAATACGATTGAAGAGTTTTATGAGCTTGCAAAAAATGATTTGTATCAAGAAGATATTATTGTTTTTTCTCCTGCCGGAGATACGTATTCTTTGCCTTTAGGAGCGGTAGCGCTTGATTTTGCCTATGCAGTTCATAGTGAATTGGGCAATAATGCTAAAGAAGCCTATATTAACAATCAAAAAGCTTCTTTATTGCAAACTTTGAAAAGTGGAGATATTGTTAGAATTGTTGCAGTAGAGCAGAGTGTGCCCAAATGCACATGGGTAGATGCGGTTAAAACTTCAAAAGCAAAAAGTCATTTGAGATTGCAACGTCAAAATCAAATTCGTGAAATAGAGAGAAAAAGCGCTATTAATATTCTGGCAACTATTTTTAGTAAAAATTATAAAATATTTGAAAGATATATTTCCATGAAAGGGCTTGATAATTCTATCTATAGAGCAACAAAAGATATAGGATTTTTGCAAGAGTTGAAAAACAAAATCAAGCAAAGTTTCAACACAGAATCAAGCTTTTTCGCTAAAATTAGAATGAATATGCTTAAAATTAGAGAAATTGATTTGGAAAATTTTGTGATCTATACCAATCGAAATGTAAATGAAGTGTTGTTTGATTATTGTTGTCATCCTAAATACGGTGATGAAATTTTAGCTATAATAAATGGTCAAAAAGCATTTGTGCATCATAAATTATGTGATAAATTGAATGAAGAAATCAATCAGGGTATTCCTATGGTATTTGTAGAATGGGCAAAAAAAATAAAAAAAGCCTTTAAGGTAATTGTTGCTTTAGAAGATAAAAAAGGCACATTAGCAAATTTTTTAATTACTTTAGCAAAGAATGATTGCAATGTGATTGGGCTTTCTTATTCCGGATATAAAAGTCAGTTTTCTACCCATTGTGAGATTTTATTTGAAACCGGATTAAAAGATATAAAACCACTCAAAGAATCAATCATTAGAAAATATAAAGTGATAGAATTTACAAGTTTAAAAGATGCATATCAAAACTGA
- a CDS encoding MqnA/MqnD/SBP family protein, which yields MRFGKIDYLNLAPFDVFIKSYPMTSGFKKFLQSKKSYPSRLNKDFLFKRIDAGFISSIAGYQSSLKHKVTLSGIISKGSVWSVFVIPNPQSEDYQSATSNALCKVLDLKGEVLIGDRALRYRYNGGEHIDMGKLWYQKQHLPFVFGRLCFNAYGDLYKHISRKFNHKKTKIPYYILTQYEKKTKIPRAYILEYLKHIYYKIGPKERLGLKRFYRQLLFKKIKKPSRF from the coding sequence ATGCGCTTTGGAAAAATAGATTATCTTAATCTTGCTCCTTTTGATGTTTTTATTAAATCCTATCCAATGACTTCAGGATTTAAAAAGTTTTTACAATCAAAAAAATCTTATCCATCCAGGCTCAATAAAGATTTTTTATTCAAAAGAATTGATGCAGGGTTTATTTCATCTATTGCTGGTTACCAATCCTCACTCAAACACAAAGTTACTCTTTCAGGGATTATCTCAAAAGGAAGCGTATGGAGTGTATTTGTAATACCCAACCCTCAATCAGAAGATTATCAATCTGCTACTTCAAATGCCCTATGCAAAGTACTGGATCTTAAAGGAGAAGTCTTAATTGGGGATCGTGCCTTGAGGTATCGCTACAATGGGGGTGAACATATTGATATGGGTAAGTTATGGTATCAAAAACAACATTTACCCTTCGTATTTGGGAGATTGTGTTTTAATGCTTATGGAGATCTTTATAAACACATTTCAAGAAAATTCAATCACAAAAAAACAAAAATTCCCTATTATATTCTCACACAATATGAAAAAAAGACAAAAATTCCAAGAGCATATATTCTTGAATATCTTAAGCATATCTACTATAAAATAGGACCCAAAGAACGCCTTGGGCTCAAACGTTTTTATAGACAACTTTTATTCAAAAAAATCAAAAAACCCTCTAGATTCTAG
- a CDS encoding DNA-directed RNA polymerase subunit omega, whose product MRTEEIVAKALEKIGNDRYLLSNLVFSRVKQLCAGAKPLVDMDLKHNKLSDIAMKEIAEGKISIDRIDEKNL is encoded by the coding sequence TTGAGAACAGAAGAAATCGTAGCAAAAGCACTGGAAAAAATTGGTAATGACAGGTATTTGCTTTCTAACTTGGTATTTTCCAGAGTTAAGCAATTGTGTGCAGGGGCGAAGCCTTTGGTAGATATGGATTTAAAACATAATAAACTTTCTGATATTGCGATGAAAGAAATTGCTGAGGGTAAGATAAGCATCGATAGAATTGATGAAAAAAATCTATAA
- a CDS encoding nitronate monooxygenase: MNTVLKPLKIGKHIIKYPIFQGGMGVGISWDELAGNVSKEGALGIISAVGTGYYKKMQFVEKIVSSKPFETINFYSKYALNEIFKNARKICGNNPLGANILYAINEYGRVVRDVCEAGANIIVTGAGLPTNMPEFTKNFPDVALIPIVSSAKALRIICKRWEERYKRIPDAIVVEGPLSGGHQGFKYEDCFKEEFQLENLVPQIVEEAKNWGGMPVVAAGGIWDRADIEKMISLGASGVQMGTRFLGTKECDAKAYSEILPYIKKEDIKLVKSPVGYPARAINIGVLRRLQEGNAPKVKCISNCVSPCHRGIEAKAVGYCIADSLGKGHLGDKQEGLYFSGANGYRIEKIITVKELIHELTQE; encoded by the coding sequence ATGAATACAGTGCTAAAGCCGTTAAAAATTGGGAAACATATTATAAAATATCCCATATTTCAAGGAGGTATGGGGGTTGGTATCAGTTGGGATGAATTAGCCGGGAATGTTTCTAAAGAAGGTGCATTAGGAATTATTAGCGCTGTGGGAACAGGTTATTACAAAAAAATGCAATTCGTTGAAAAGATCGTTTCTTCCAAGCCTTTTGAGACTATTAATTTTTATTCTAAATATGCATTAAATGAAATATTTAAAAATGCAAGAAAAATATGTGGGAATAATCCATTAGGAGCTAATATTTTATATGCAATCAACGAATATGGAAGAGTGGTTAGGGATGTTTGCGAAGCAGGGGCAAATATCATTGTTACAGGTGCAGGGCTTCCAACCAATATGCCGGAATTTACAAAAAATTTTCCTGATGTAGCCCTTATTCCAATCGTATCTTCTGCAAAGGCTCTGCGCATTATTTGCAAGCGATGGGAGGAGCGATACAAAAGAATTCCCGATGCTATTGTCGTTGAAGGACCTTTGAGTGGAGGGCATCAAGGTTTTAAGTATGAAGATTGTTTTAAAGAAGAATTTCAGTTAGAAAATCTTGTACCCCAAATTGTTGAAGAAGCCAAAAATTGGGGAGGAATGCCGGTGGTTGCAGCTGGTGGGATATGGGATAGAGCAGATATTGAGAAGATGATATCATTAGGTGCAAGTGGCGTGCAGATGGGGACTAGATTTTTAGGGACAAAAGAATGTGATGCAAAGGCATATTCTGAAATCTTGCCTTATATCAAAAAAGAGGATATTAAACTTGTAAAATCTCCGGTGGGATATCCGGCTAGGGCTATTAATATCGGTGTGCTTCGCAGACTTCAAGAAGGTAATGCCCCTAAAGTCAAATGTATTAGTAATTGTGTTTCTCCATGTCATCGAGGTATTGAGGCAAAAGCGGTGGGCTATTGCATAGCTGATAGTTTGGGTAAGGGACATTTGGGCGACAAACAAGAAGGTCTTTATTTTAGTGGGGCCAATGGTTATCGAATTGAAAAAATAATCACCGTAAAAGAACTCATTCATGAGCTAACACAGGAGTAA
- a CDS encoding N-acetylmuramoyl-L-alanine amidase — MWRILIFLLCLSGFCFGVELKITQIVSFGSSSVRITFNQDISKIPIQEHTLKDFRSFLDIKAILVIPKKSYQFSNKTQISIAQNTPEIVRIVIKINKDSTYRTKIMEKHLYISVIDKLPDTDTQKSPPVVSQLSKSKQTPSVSNKIHQNSLPTHKNPSKNNISKTLPKTNPSRSLKPQNSTQSSNPKSSIHSKSKSTALPNPPSKYRIVIDPGHGGKDCGAMGVTKVCEKAIVLSVAKFLEQELKKKGYITYMTRTKDVYINLKERTDFANAKNADLFVSIHANSVPKTSANSAQGIETYFLSTARSERARKVAELENKDDVDVMNYFSKFSFLNSLNSHRLIASNKLAIDIQFGILRELRKNYQGIVDGGVREGPFWVLAGALMPSVLIEIGYNSNPLEARRIDDKRYQRFLAKGIADGIDGYFAKNH, encoded by the coding sequence GTGTGGCGAATCCTGATTTTTCTGCTGTGCTTATCGGGATTTTGTTTTGGAGTAGAATTAAAAATAACTCAGATAGTTTCTTTTGGAAGCAGTAGTGTTCGTATTACCTTCAATCAAGATATTTCTAAAATACCTATTCAAGAACATACGCTTAAGGATTTTAGAAGTTTTTTAGATATAAAAGCAATTTTGGTTATTCCTAAAAAAAGCTATCAATTTTCTAACAAAACTCAAATATCAATCGCACAAAATACTCCTGAGATTGTTCGTATTGTGATTAAAATCAATAAAGATAGCACCTATAGAACAAAAATCATGGAAAAACATCTTTATATTAGCGTGATTGATAAGCTCCCGGATACAGATACTCAAAAATCTCCTCCTGTTGTCTCGCAATTATCCAAATCCAAGCAAACCCCTTCTGTCTCAAATAAAATACATCAAAATTCTCTTCCTACCCATAAAAATCCCTCAAAAAATAACATTTCCAAAACTCTCCCCAAGACAAATCCCTCTCGCTCTTTAAAACCTCAAAATTCTACTCAATCAAGCAATCCAAAATCTTCCATACATTCTAAGTCAAAATCTACTGCTTTACCTAATCCTCCAAGTAAATATCGTATTGTTATAGATCCCGGTCATGGTGGCAAAGATTGTGGTGCAATGGGGGTTACAAAAGTTTGCGAAAAGGCAATTGTTTTAAGTGTTGCAAAATTTTTGGAACAAGAATTGAAAAAAAAAGGTTACATTACTTACATGACAAGAACAAAAGATGTTTATATCAATCTCAAAGAGAGGACGGATTTTGCAAATGCAAAAAATGCGGATTTGTTTGTGTCTATCCATGCCAATTCTGTCCCTAAAACATCTGCTAATAGTGCACAAGGTATTGAGACTTATTTTCTCTCTACTGCAAGGAGTGAGCGTGCAAGAAAAGTTGCAGAATTGGAAAACAAAGATGATGTTGATGTGATGAATTATTTTTCAAAGTTTTCTTTTTTGAACTCATTAAACTCTCACCGTCTCATAGCTTCCAATAAACTTGCAATTGATATACAATTTGGCATTTTACGAGAATTGAGAAAAAATTATCAAGGCATTGTGGATGGAGGAGTGAGAGAAGGACCTTTTTGGGTGCTTGCAGGTGCATTGATGCCTTCAGTATTGATTGAGATAGGCTATAATTCTAATCCTCTGGAAGCTAGAAGAATTGATGATAAGCGCTATCAAAGATTTTTAGCCAAAGGTATAGCAGATGGCATTGATGGCTATTTTGCTAAAAATCACTAA
- the pyrH gene encoding UMP kinase translates to METKKKRVLVKFSGEAMAGENGFGIDSSILGYIAGEIKVLVQNNIEVGIVIGGGNIIRGVSASAGGIIRRTSGDYMGMLATVINAVAMQEALEHIGMDVRVQSAIEIKEICEAYIYRKAIRHLEKGRIVIFGAGTGNPFFTTDTAATLRGVEIAADMIVKATKVDGVYDKDPQKFLDAKKLDVLSYDEALRDHIKVMDDTAIALAKDNKLPIVVCNMFKKGNLLEIIKNNNGVCSVVK, encoded by the coding sequence ATGGAAACAAAGAAGAAACGTGTTTTGGTGAAATTTTCAGGCGAAGCAATGGCAGGAGAAAATGGTTTTGGAATAGATAGCTCAATTTTAGGTTATATTGCAGGAGAAATTAAAGTATTAGTCCAAAATAATATTGAGGTGGGGATCGTAATTGGAGGGGGAAACATTATTCGAGGTGTGAGCGCTTCAGCAGGAGGGATTATTCGACGTACAAGCGGTGATTATATGGGTATGTTAGCTACTGTGATTAATGCAGTGGCTATGCAAGAAGCCCTTGAACATATAGGCATGGACGTAAGAGTTCAAAGCGCTATTGAAATCAAAGAAATTTGTGAAGCCTATATTTATAGAAAGGCAATCAGACATCTTGAAAAGGGTCGGATCGTGATTTTTGGAGCCGGAACAGGGAATCCGTTTTTTACCACAGATACAGCAGCCACATTAAGAGGGGTTGAAATTGCTGCAGATATGATTGTGAAGGCAACTAAAGTAGATGGCGTTTATGATAAAGATCCTCAAAAATTTTTAGATGCTAAAAAATTGGATGTGTTGAGTTATGATGAAGCCCTGAGAGATCATATTAAAGTCATGGATGATACAGCTATAGCCCTTGCTAAAGATAATAAACTCCCTATTGTGGTGTGCAATATGTTTAAAAAAGGAAATTTATTAGAAATCATAAAAAATAATAATGGCGTTTGCTCTGTGGTAAAATAA
- a CDS encoding adenosylmethionine--8-amino-7-oxononanoate transaminase translates to MNTEEIIKLDMQTIWHPCTQMKDHEKLPIVPIRSGKGVYLYDFEGNAYIDCVSSWWVNLFGHSNSYINSKLKEQIDKLEHVILAGFTHEEIVRLSTRLVKLTPKGLDKCFYADNGSSCVEVALKMSYHAHLLDGKKRPKFLSLSNSYHGETIGALSVGAVELYKKTYSQILIECLQTPVPKSEEDIFVALRALERILDVEGENIAAFILEPLIQCAGNMHMYAPGYIQKACEMCRDRGIYIIFDEIAVGFGRSGSLFAYEQCGVIPDFLCLSKGLSGGYMPLSVVMVSNQTYGKFYAPYEDQKAFLHSHSYTGNALACACANAVLDIFATENVIENNKILAQFIIRTIQKLKEFDFVANIRHQGMVFAFDLVGFGQGRRVGLEIFEAGLKKGLLLRPLGNTIYFMPPYVITQEEVEFVFDTLKSIFKQIQY, encoded by the coding sequence ATGAATACAGAAGAAATTATTAAATTAGATATGCAAACAATCTGGCATCCTTGCACGCAAATGAAAGATCATGAAAAATTGCCTATAGTACCCATAAGGAGTGGCAAGGGCGTTTATCTGTATGATTTTGAGGGGAATGCTTATATTGATTGTGTGAGCAGTTGGTGGGTAAATCTTTTTGGGCATAGCAATAGTTATATTAATTCCAAACTCAAGGAACAAATTGACAAACTTGAGCATGTTATTTTGGCAGGTTTCACTCATGAAGAAATTGTAAGGCTTTCTACTCGTTTGGTAAAACTCACTCCAAAAGGGCTTGATAAATGTTTTTATGCAGACAATGGATCTTCTTGTGTAGAAGTTGCTTTAAAAATGAGTTATCATGCCCATTTGCTTGATGGTAAGAAACGCCCTAAATTTTTATCTTTGAGCAATTCTTATCATGGTGAAACAATTGGCGCATTATCGGTTGGGGCTGTAGAGCTTTACAAAAAAACTTACAGTCAAATTTTGATTGAATGTTTGCAAACTCCTGTTCCAAAAAGCGAGGAGGATATTTTTGTTGCGCTTAGAGCATTAGAAAGAATTTTAGATGTTGAAGGGGAAAATATAGCTGCTTTTATTTTAGAACCCCTTATCCAGTGTGCCGGAAATATGCATATGTATGCTCCCGGTTACATTCAAAAAGCCTGCGAAATGTGTCGGGATAGGGGGATTTATATTATTTTTGATGAAATTGCTGTGGGATTTGGGAGGAGTGGGAGTTTATTTGCTTATGAGCAATGTGGAGTGATTCCGGATTTTTTGTGTCTTTCAAAAGGACTTAGTGGCGGGTATATGCCTTTATCTGTTGTCATGGTATCTAATCAAACTTATGGAAAATTTTATGCTCCTTATGAAGATCAAAAAGCATTTTTACACTCTCATAGTTACACAGGAAATGCTTTAGCATGCGCTTGTGCAAATGCTGTACTTGATATTTTTGCTACAGAGAATGTGATTGAAAACAACAAAATACTTGCCCAATTTATTATCCGGACTATCCAAAAGCTAAAGGAATTTGATTTTGTTGCTAATATACGTCATCAAGGGATGGTATTTGCTTTTGATTTGGTAGGGTTTGGGCAAGGAAGAAGGGTAGGGTTGGAAATTTTTGAAGCAGGATTAAAAAAAGGACTTTTATTGCGACCTTTGGGGAATACGATTTATTTCATGCCCCCTTATGTCATCACCCAAGAAGAAGTAGAATTTGTATTTGATACTCTCAAAAGTATTTTTAAACAAATTCAATATTAA
- the tyrS gene encoding tyrosine--tRNA ligase encodes MDNQYKPDSNLDATLREKVQEAMAEIKRGCAEFIGEEYIAFLIAGYYQTQQRFIVKAGFDPTAPDLHLGHTVLIQKLATFQRYGGDVKFLIGDFTATIGDPSGKSETRKQLSKEEVKKNAATYQEQVFKILNPNHTEVCFNSKWIHELGVGGLVDLTSKFSVARMLERDDFEKRYQENRPISIIEFMYPLLQGYDSVALKCDIELGGNDQKFNLLVGRTLQRAYGLNKEQSVLTVPLLEGLDGVNKMSKSLGNYIGVTEKPNSMYAKMMSISDELMWKYYDLLSVKTLKEIADLRAGVCDGSLHPKIVKEDLALEITTKYHTLDAALCAKEEFDSVFGKDEIPSEIVEMEFERGIWICQLLKLANLAPSTSQARRDIKGGGLKINKQKIIEEDYKFESGEYIIQIGKRKFLRAIIK; translated from the coding sequence ATGGATAACCAATATAAACCAGATTCAAACCTTGATGCTACCCTAAGAGAAAAAGTCCAAGAAGCAATGGCAGAAATCAAAAGAGGTTGTGCTGAATTTATCGGTGAGGAATATATAGCTTTTTTGATAGCCGGATATTATCAAACCCAACAAAGATTTATTGTTAAAGCCGGGTTTGATCCTACAGCTCCTGATTTGCATTTAGGACATACGGTTCTGATTCAAAAATTAGCTACTTTTCAAAGATATGGTGGGGATGTAAAATTTTTGATCGGTGATTTTACAGCGACTATTGGAGATCCGAGTGGCAAAAGCGAAACAAGAAAACAACTTAGCAAAGAAGAAGTTAAAAAAAATGCCGCAACTTATCAAGAACAGGTTTTTAAAATTCTCAATCCTAACCATACTGAAGTTTGTTTTAATTCCAAATGGATTCATGAGTTGGGCGTTGGAGGATTGGTAGATTTAACTTCCAAGTTTTCGGTGGCTAGAATGCTTGAGCGAGATGATTTTGAAAAACGTTATCAAGAAAATCGTCCTATTAGTATTATCGAATTTATGTATCCCCTTTTGCAGGGGTATGATTCAGTCGCACTCAAATGTGATATTGAGCTTGGAGGCAATGATCAAAAATTCAATTTGCTTGTAGGTAGGACTTTGCAAAGGGCTTATGGACTCAATAAAGAGCAATCTGTCTTAACAGTGCCATTGCTTGAAGGACTCGATGGCGTCAATAAAATGAGCAAAAGTTTGGGAAATTATATTGGCGTTACAGAAAAACCTAATTCAATGTATGCTAAAATGATGAGCATTTCTGATGAATTGATGTGGAAATATTATGATCTTTTAAGTGTCAAAACTCTTAAAGAGATAGCAGATTTAAGAGCCGGAGTATGTGATGGTAGCTTACATCCAAAGATCGTAAAAGAAGATTTGGCCTTGGAAATAACTACAAAATACCATACTTTAGATGCAGCTCTTTGTGCAAAAGAAGAATTTGATAGTGTATTTGGAAAAGATGAGATCCCAAGTGAGATTGTGGAAATGGAATTTGAGAGGGGCATATGGATTTGTCAATTGTTAAAATTAGCCAATCTCGCCCCTTCAACTTCTCAAGCTAGGCGTGATATAAAAGGAGGAGGATTAAAAATAAATAAACAAAAAATTATTGAGGAAGACTATAAATTTGAATCAGGAGAATATATTATCCAAATAGGAAAGAGAAAATTTTTAAGAGCTATAATCAAATAA
- a CDS encoding peptidylprolyl isomerase, with protein sequence MIEWMQKHKKYLVITIWISTIAFIAAGMIGWGQYNFSISGDSIAKVGQIEINAQEYNQEYTRIYNAYAQALGNDFDQEQAKAIGLDKMAIEFLINQALLRNFALDLGLRIKDSEVIDEITHTDTFQNNGHFDEVLYKKILQDNNYRPSDFEKNVRNALLMQKITALLPDTITPLELDSVSLAFKLQDKLEILILDTKNIKPKISDTELKDFWTKNKNDYQNPAQFEIQYIFVKSGDESFSQTDLQNYYNENKSLYLDDKGELETFKQALKKIQKDFQMQKAQSQAIKDYLALKKNEAKNIQNKTIIENTPGYSTEIMQALQNAKINDTIKPLPYEDGYITFKLITKKDTHPKSFEEAKQQALKDLEETKKMQLLKLQAQNQLDNFKGKSIGFVSAFKGKIEGLDTNETASLIKQVFSSQKKSNFAIINQKAVLYRIIDQDFKAPLEDENTIMLMTKNFKAQYFDKMLIDYLKQKYTIKRYQY encoded by the coding sequence ATGATAGAATGGATGCAAAAACACAAAAAATACCTTGTAATCACCATATGGATAAGCACAATTGCTTTTATTGCAGCGGGTATGATTGGATGGGGTCAATATAACTTTTCTATTTCAGGAGATAGTATTGCCAAAGTAGGGCAAATAGAAATTAATGCTCAAGAATACAATCAAGAATATACCCGAATTTATAATGCCTATGCACAAGCATTAGGAAATGATTTTGATCAAGAACAAGCAAAAGCCATAGGATTAGATAAAATGGCAATAGAATTCTTAATCAACCAAGCTCTCTTAAGAAATTTTGCCCTTGATTTGGGACTCCGCATTAAAGATTCCGAAGTTATTGATGAAATTACCCATACAGATACCTTTCAAAACAATGGACATTTTGATGAAGTTCTGTATAAAAAAATTCTTCAAGACAACAACTATCGTCCTTCTGATTTTGAAAAAAATGTCCGAAACGCCCTCTTAATGCAAAAAATTACTGCCTTATTACCCGATACTATCACGCCTCTTGAGTTAGATAGCGTATCTTTAGCCTTCAAACTTCAAGACAAACTTGAAATATTGATTTTAGATACTAAAAATATCAAACCCAAAATTTCAGACACAGAACTCAAAGACTTTTGGACAAAAAATAAAAATGATTACCAAAATCCTGCACAATTTGAGATCCAATATATTTTTGTCAAATCCGGTGATGAATCCTTTAGTCAAACAGATCTTCAAAACTACTATAATGAAAATAAGAGTCTTTATCTTGATGATAAAGGTGAATTAGAAACTTTCAAACAAGCTCTAAAAAAAATCCAAAAAGATTTTCAAATGCAAAAAGCTCAATCCCAAGCTATTAAAGATTACTTGGCATTGAAAAAAAATGAAGCAAAAAATATTCAAAATAAAACGATCATTGAGAATACCCCCGGATATTCTACAGAAATTATGCAAGCACTTCAAAATGCTAAAATCAATGATACAATAAAACCTTTACCTTATGAAGATGGTTATATAACATTTAAACTTATTACCAAAAAAGATACTCATCCCAAAAGTTTTGAAGAAGCAAAACAACAGGCTCTAAAAGATTTGGAAGAAACAAAAAAGATGCAGCTCCTAAAGCTTCAAGCCCAAAATCAACTGGATAATTTTAAAGGCAAAAGTATTGGATTTGTTTCTGCTTTTAAAGGTAAAATTGAAGGATTGGATACCAATGAAACAGCTAGCCTTATCAAACAAGTTTTTAGTAGCCAAAAAAAGTCAAATTTTGCTATAATTAATCAAAAAGCAGTTCTATATCGCATTATAGATCAAGATTTCAAAGCCCCGCTTGAAGATGAAAATACTATAATGTTAATGACAAAGAACTTTAAAGCGCAATATTTTGATAAAATGTTGATAGATTATTTAAAACAAAAATATACTATCAAAAGATACCAATATTAG